TGGCTGCCTTGTTCTACATCGGGGCTCAAAGAGGGGTGATGCCCGCCTTGCCAAATGGGTTTTCGGATCACGCCAAGGATTTTGTAAAAATCAGCTTGACAAGGTGAAATCCCTTTCATCCTTGAGTACCCTCTGATCTAACCCTAATTTAATTCTTATGAAAACTTGAGTTTAAGTTTGTAACTTATTGAGTTAAAGACTTTATTTAGTAAGTAAGGTCCCGTTATGGAATAATTCTCTTATCcaaatgttttcctctcaaCTTCAGTGACCAGAGACTGCGGCCGTCTGCAGACCAGCTGCTGAAGCATTCATTCATCCCCCTACGTCAGACTGGAACGCACTCAAAGAGCTGCTGTGCTCACCCAGGGGGACTGTGTGGTTAACAAGTTACACTAAGAATGTTTTTGAGTTCCAACCAATTCAgactttttcatttctttaatttagattgatgactctgaaaatTCAAGTATTCTTTTGGGATCCTTTGAGGGCATGCAACCTATCCCCAGTGATGCACTAGTAGAATGGTTGAGAGTATTAAGTTATCATAAAGAAGAAACTGTAGGAATAGCATACTTAAGCTGACATTGAAGAAACTACATGAGAAGCACTTTTATCCTTATTAACTTTAATACAACCTATTAAATGTGAACATAGAATATTTTCTATAGTAATCTTATAAATGTGCCAATCTTTGTACCTTAAATGTAACTAGGTCCCTTTGCTTTGTGATATATGTAGATTATGATAAAAATGTGTCTAACCCACATTGCAGCATGCTGAGAATGTTAACTACTTCCTGTTGGCTTTTCCACTGAGTTATTGAGGAATCAACGTGTAAAACTGTGACTAAGAGACATGTGATAAGAACTTGGCATTACTATAAGGAACTGTACACCAATGTCTCCTACTATTAAAATCAACAAGTTTCTTTATTCCTAGACTATAGAAAACATGGATAATGTAGAATAAAACGACAGCAACAACCAAGTTTTATACCGTGTCAGGGTAGTGGCGACTTTGAAGtttatttgtaatattaaagtggaaaggaaaaaaaaaaaaagttgtaaagaaTGGGTTATGCTTATTTGTCAACCTCTGCTTTTGCTTTGCATGCCCGACTGTAGGTCCCAAATGGGTCCAAATGGTCTCAGGCTTTTTAAGTATTTTGATTAACCGGGTCAAGAACAGAGAGGGTGGTCAGGTCAACATTTGGGAACAATATAGAGTTTAATGTATGAAACCGTTGTGAGATGTGTCCGGACAGGTACATggctgtaaatgtaaattaagaCATCAGTGACAAAACCTAAAAGGGCGTTCAAACTGCAGATACTTGAGGTTTCCAAACGATATTCAGCAGGTCATGTTGCATATTTCCAATTGGTCACTGTTCTGACAACTGTTGCTGGGATGGAACTAAGCCAACaagggtcatttttttttcttcttctttgtaatACTATGTTAATGGCTGATTGAACAATACTTACATGAATCCCCAGCTGACATTTAAGGGCTACAGCTTCATGTCATAAAATGATGTCTGATGCACTTCAAAGTAAAAAGGGTTATGTAAACTTTTATAGCACACTACTACTGTCTTTGtcagttattgttttctttttgaggCAAAACCTTTGGCATCCAGCTTAAGGTCTACTTATAGGTCCccaaaaaatagtttttggtACAAATTGCATCGCTCTGATGTGGTAAGTAGGTGTCCGATGTGCCTGTGTTACTGAGGGCATAAACTGATATTCCCTGTGATGGAAAAGCACAGAACAGCGCCCCCTATAAGAAGGTTGTAAGAAGCACACACCACTGGAATGCTGCAATCATTCACCCGATGATGCCCAAACCGTtgatcaacaaaataaaagtatttcataGGTATTATAGTTATCTTGTTATACTTACAAGCAGCTCCAAACCTGAGTAGTCATggtatagcttttttttttcttctttaaacatacaaaaacGTATGTACATTTATCTCCACTTTCTGTAAACAGCAAGTACGCGTTCTCCTTTTAAATCCCTTTGATGATTGAAACATGCAAATTATACGCACAGTACTGAAGTATAAAAAGAAATCACGACGAGAATGAAATTGAGGAGATGAAACTTtacatctaaataaaaaaaatttgcaTCCATCAACAGTACTAAATGGAATGCCAGCAAACATAACTTGAACTCATCTCCAGCTGGCCACTGGCTTCCTCCATACAACCGCAGAAATGTGATTCAATTAAattacttgtttaaaaaaaacaaaatgaaaaaaaaagtgcacctTCCATGCCTCTTATAGTACttgtaatactttttttcccatgtGGAGATCTGAAATGCAGGGAAGACTTCCCCCCCCTCAGCGGTGAAAACACACCCACTTTTTGCACATTCCTAGACTCAtttgaggaggaaggagaactAAGCAGCAATTCAACACTAACAGAAAGACAGGACTGAGTGTCACAGCCCAGAGATCTGACAGTCAGGAagcataatttttttttttttcatctttcttgTCTCTCAGAAACTGAGAAGTCCAACATTacttatcttcttcttttttttttttttttagataagtttttttctgcctttcagTAAAGGGTTTATCATGACACGAGTTATTTCCTTAGGGCACTTAACAGGGAGGTGAGCATAGTCTGAGCTGTGTGGGTAGTCTGTTGCCATTTCCATGGGCTGGCCATGGCTGCAGAGCGGTGGACTCAGTGTCTCTGCTCTCCCACTTCATGTGGCGATTCGCTAGGAGGAGGGTACTGCTGAGAGGTCCGCAGCCCACCTGGGTATgacaggaggggaggaggagaaacaagaataaggaggaggaggaagggagggggagggaggttAGCCATAGAGCTGCAAGCCAGACGAGACACACTGCAGTACaggagaggagcgaggaggagaaaaggggagagaaaaagatgtaGTACCTGCAGCACCAGTGCCACCCTTGGAGATTTTGCTCACTTTGGAGCATGAGGTGGAGAATGAGGAGGAAGGGTGGTGGTTGTGGCCGGCCTCGGGGTACACCCTCTTGCGCGATGACGATAAAGAGGTGGATCCGGGCGGAGGGAGCGCCATGCCTTCCATGCCGACCAGCCCTGGGGGACCCCGTAGCAGGCCTGCTCCACCGTTCCCGCTGTgcgtgtgtggatgtgtgtgactgtgctTGTGGTGGCGGTGGAGGCTTTGATCTGCTCCACGGTGTTGTTTCTCCTTGATCACCAGAGGGCTGGAATGTTTGCTCTTGATGTTGTTGGCCGCCACGCCTTCATCTGATGAGCTGTGGCGCTCCGACGATGAGACTTTTATCTTCATCTTAAGCTCATCTTTGATTGGTTGTCCACTTCTATCCAGCTGGGAGCTGCCACCAGACCCAGGGACGGCCAGGCGGAGTTTGAGGGAGCCTTTGTCCCGTTTGTCACTGTGGTGACGTCTATCTTGCCCTGACGCCGAGGAGGAGGGGACTTTGATTTTCATCGGGGAGGCGGTGGTgctcccaccaccaccatggGATGCTTGGTGGGGCTGCGAATGCTTTCTATGGTCTCCTTGGCTCGCAGAAAAGGATGATGCATaggtagaagaggaggaaaataacaTATCCCCCCTCATATCACAATCCATTATTCCCCCATGCTGTTCCTGACTGCGTTTCTGCCCAGAGACTGCCAGCTCCGCAGCatgtttctctctgtatttGTCCAGAGACAGCTTCTGAGCTGGAGACGGTTGCGGTGGAGGAGGCTGAGCTGGCGGGGGGTAGGTGGACTGAGGTGGCTGCTGATGCTTCCCCGAACCACTCCCACCAGCTcctttttgttcctgtttgaCAGGGATGAAGTCTAGCGTTTTGTCAGTCCTGTAAGCCAGAGAGGAAGCGGAGGTCTGCAGGGACAGCGTGGGCTCTTGGAGAGGGATGTTGAGGGGCTCCTCTTTTATACAGGTGGAAGGATACCCTGCTTGGCTCTGGTTGCTCAGGGGCCACTCACTGTGGCTAGCTGGGTTATAAGTCCCAACCAAGGCGTCCAGGGAAAGGGCACCGCCTCCGGACTGGCCAGGCATGGCCACGGGGAAAGCGCCGCCCGCTTTGGAGAAACTTGAGTTGAGTGGTGCATCGCCGTGATCTTGAAGCATGGAAGGCCCGGGAAACGAGTTGTCGTTCAACTGAGAGCTGTCGCCCTTGGGCTTTTTGGCAGCTTGTGTTGCctaggggagagaaagagatttgTAACGCTGTTAAGAGTTTGGTTCCAATTAACAGTATGCTCTCTGAACAGGGTTTAACAGTGGGACAATCAATATAGAGGGTAGGTTTTTCTGTATATACGTGTGATGTTACAATGCCATCAACATTGCCATACGGTCATTTACCAAATTGGGGTGTAATTCATAGCTCATATACCTcagattatttaaattgttttcagAACTTTTTTGGTGACACTATATACTTTGATACATCCTGAGCTtataattaaaatcaaatgGGCATGTCAGACACGTATTTCCAATCATGAAATAGCAACGCATCCTACCCTCCAGTTGCGTATCCTCTTTAACCGGCTGGGCGTCTTCTCCAGAATCTGCAGAAACTCGTGGGTCAACTCTGCAAGTACAAAGTGTGAGTGTTATCATTAAACCACCTCAAACTCTGCTGCTACAGACACAACGCACCCTTTTATCTTCTCCCCCTCGTTAAAATATGTGAATTGTATGACCTTTCTATGAGTAAACAATTTGACAAAACAGCCATATATGACACCTTCCTAAATATTAAGCAAGATGCGAGAAATCGCTgcaatgtcattttaaaaacactataCAAAAGTAAAATGCATTGATTCAATTGTACCATCAAGCAGCTCGAGGGTGACAGAGTTGTCCACGTACTCCCACCAGTGTTTCCCATCAGTGGAAACTGGGATTTCCCAGTTGGACCACTTGCACGCCAGGTGGATGCACACGCAGGAGATCACTGTGGGCTTGTACTGGAGGCAGAAGGTGGTGAGGTGTAGACTGCATAGTCAGTGAGGGTATGCGCgtgtgatgagtgtgtgtgtgtgtgtgtgtgtgtgtgtgtgtgtgtgtgtgtgtgtgtgtgtgtgagagagagacagagtgaataTTTCACATATGTGAGGTTATAGGAATGTGAGGGTATAGGAATGGGAGTGAGTCAATCCAGGCCAGGCGATGTCCCGATTGGTCCAacatatgtagaaaaaagaaaagaaaacacaagaggGAGCGGACAGTTTTAATCTACTGCAGGCATTGGTTGCAAAAGATGAGCCATCATTTGATGGTGTTCATACATTA
The Anoplopoma fimbria isolate UVic2021 breed Golden Eagle Sablefish chromosome 16, Afim_UVic_2022, whole genome shotgun sequence genome window above contains:
- the ccnt2a gene encoding cyclin-T2a isoform X2, which codes for MAACRGSSSKWFFTREQLENTPSRRCGVEPDRELSYRQQAANLIQDMGQRLNVSQLTINTAIVYMHRFYMHHSFTKFHRNIISPTTLFLAAKVEEQPRKLEHVIKVAHACLNPQEQPLDTKSNAYLQQAQELVILESIVLQTLGFEITIDHPHTDVVKCSQLVRASKDLAQTSYFMATNSLHLTTFCLQYKPTVISCVCIHLACKWSNWEIPVSTDGKHWWEYVDNSVTLELLDELTHEFLQILEKTPSRLKRIRNWRATQAAKKPKGDSSQLNDNSFPGPSMLQDHGDAPLNSSFSKAGGAFPVAMPGQSGGGALSLDALVGTYNPASHSEWPLSNQSQAGYPSTCIKEEPLNIPLQEPTLSLQTSASSLAYRTDKTLDFIPVKQEQKGAGGSGSGKHQQPPQSTYPPPAQPPPPQPSPAQKLSLDKYREKHAAELAVSGQKRSQEQHGGIMDCDMRGDMLFSSSSTYASSFSASQGDHRKHSQPHQASHGGGGSTTASPMKIKVPSSSASGQDRRHHSDKRDKGSLKLRLAVPGSGGSSQLDRSGQPIKDELKMKIKVSSSERHSSSDEGVAANNIKSKHSSPLVIKEKQHRGADQSLHRHHKHSHTHPHTHSGNGGAGLLRGPPGLVGMEGMALPPPGSTSLSSSRKRVYPEAGHNHHPSSSFSTSCSKVSKISKGGTGAAGGLRTSQQYPPPSESPHEVGEQRH
- the ccnt2a gene encoding cyclin-T2a isoform X1 → MAACRGSSSKWFFTREQLENTPSRRCGVEPDRELSYRQQAANLIQDMGQRLNVSQLTINTAIVYMHRFYMHHSFTKFHRNIISPTTLFLAAKVEEQPRKLEHVIKVAHACLNPQEQPLDTKSNAYLQQAQELVILESIVLQTLGFEITIDHPHTDVVKCSQLVRASKDLAQTSYFMATNSLHLTTFCLQYKPTVISCVCIHLACKWSNWEIPVSTDGKHWWEYVDNSVTLELLDELTHEFLQILEKTPSRLKRIRNWRATQAAKKPKGDSSQLNDNSFPGPSMLQDHGDAPLNSSFSKAGGAFPVAMPGQSGGGALSLDALVGTYNPASHSEWPLSNQSQAGYPSTCIKEEPLNIPLQEPTLSLQTSASSLAYRTDKTLDFIPVKQEQKGAGGSGSGKHQQPPQSTYPPPAQPPPPQPSPAQKLSLDKYREKHAAELAVSGQKRSQEQHGGIMDCDMRGDMLFSSSSTYASSFSASQGDHRKHSQPHQASHGGGGSTTASPMKIKVPSSSASGQDRRHHSDKRDKGSLKLRLAVPGSGGSSQLDRSGQPIKDELKMKIKVSSSERHSSSDEGVAANNIKSKHSSPLVIKEKQHRGADQSLHRHHKHSHTHPHTHSGNGGAGLLRGPPGLVGMEGMALPPPGSTSLSSSRKRVYPEAGHNHHPSSSFSTSCSKVSKISKGGTGAAGTTSFSLPFSPPRSSPVLQCVSSGLQLYG